One Candidatus Obscuribacterales bacterium genomic window, TGGATTCAGTATTATCGGTTAAGGACTTAAAAGTCGTCTTCTCGGGCTTTCAGGCTCTGAAAGGGGTTACACTGGACGTAGGCGATCGCGAAATCGTGACGATTATCGGCCCCAACGGTGCTGGAAAAAGTACGTTACTAGATGCGATCGTCGGCAAGTCTCCGGTTGCTTCGGGACATGTGTACTACCATGGCCGCGAAATCACCAACCGAAGCCCCCACGAAATTGCCCGCATGGGTCTAGGCCGTAAGTTCCAAAATCCTAACGTCTATAACGGTCTCACGATTTTCGAGAATATTCTGCTAGCACTCAAGGGAGAGCATGGAATTTTCGAATCACTCACGTCAAAGCTAACGCGGGCCAAGAAAGATAAGATTGCTTGGGTTCTCGATCGAATTGGTCTTTTGGACAAAGCCTACATGAAGGTTTCATCCTTATCCCA contains:
- the urtD gene encoding urea ABC transporter ATP-binding protein UrtD; this translates as MDSVLSVKDLKVVFSGFQALKGVTLDVGDREIVTIIGPNGAGKSTLLDAIVGKSPVASGHVYYHGREITNRSPHEIARMGLGRKFQNPNVYNGLTIFENILLALKGEHGIFESLTSKLTRAKKDKIAWVLDRIGLLDKAYMKVSSLSHGQKQWVEIGMVIAQDPSIILLDEPTAGMTSDETHLTGEIIKIISQDHSVVVIEHDMEFVKQIAQRIIVLHQGEKLAEGTVSEVQNNPKVIEVYLGRERIDVAA